From Salvia splendens isolate huo1 chromosome 16, SspV2, whole genome shotgun sequence, a single genomic window includes:
- the LOC121771064 gene encoding ORM1-like protein 2, whose product MANLYVRAAPTTDLNRNTEWFTYPGVWSTYILILFFSWLMVLSIFACSPGMAWTVVHLSHFFVTYQFFHWKKGTPFAEDQGIYNRLTWWEQIDSGKQLTRNRKFLTVVPIVLYLIASHTTDYQHPMLFFNTLAVFVLVVAKFPHMHKVRIFGINADQ is encoded by the exons ATGGCGAATTTGTACGTTCGGGCGGCGCCGACGACGGATCTAAACCGGAACACGGAATGGTTTACCTACCCCGGCGTCTGGAGCACCTACATCCTTATACTATTCTTCTCTTGGCTGATGGTCCTCTCCATCTTCGCCTGTTCTCCCGGCATGGCGTGGACCGTCGTTCATCTCTCTCATTTCTTC GTAACATATCAATTTTTTCACTGGAAGAAGGGGACTCCATTTGCCGAAGATCAGGGTATCTACAATAGGTTGACTTGGTGGGAGCAAATAGACAGTGGCAAACAACTTACTCGTAATAGGAAGTTCTTGACAGTTGTTCCTATAGTTTT GTACTTGATAGCCTCCCATACTACTGACTATCAACATCCGATGCTCTTCTTCAACACTCTAGCTGTTTTTGTTCTGGTTGTTGCCAAGTTCCCACATATGCATAAAGTCCGCATCTTTGGAATAAATGCAGATCAATGA
- the LOC121772632 gene encoding dof zinc finger protein 1-like isoform X2, whose protein sequence is MDTSAAQWPPQPQVTKQMGGCPKERKMRPQKEEAVKCPRCNSTNTKFCYYNNYSLSQPRYFCKTCRRYWTEGGSLRNIPVGGGSRKNKRSSPSLPKNLPDPQNPNNKILDSHDLNLGFALHHDFKSLTDMIQFPSFTVAASSPSSPPRQHLSSSLELLTAATSGGFMPASADPYSSGFPMPEFKPSLNFSLDGLGSGYGSFQGVPEANGKLLFPFEDLKQVPNNADQTRDDHNSNGFWNGVIGGGS, encoded by the exons ATGGATACATCCGCTGCTCAATGGCCTCCTCAGCCTCAG GTGACTAAGCAGATGGGTGGGTGCCCAAAGGAGAGGAAGATGAGGCCACAGAAAGAAGAAGCAGTGAAGTGCCCTCGCTGCAACTCCACCAACACCAAATTCTGCTACTACAACAACTACAGCCTCTCCCAGCCCAGATACTTCTGCAAAACATGCCGCCGCTACTGGACCGAAGGCGGCTCCCTCCGCAACATCCCCGTCGGCGGCGGCTCCCGCAAGAACAAGcgctcctctccctctctccccaaAAACCTCCCCGATCCCCAAAACCCTAATAACAAGATCCTCGATTCCCACGATCTCAACCTCGGATTCGCCCTCCACCACGATTTCAAATCCCTAACCGACATGATCCAATTCCCCTCATTCACCGTCGCCGCTTcttctccgtcgtcgccgccgcgcCAGCATCTCTCCTCCTCGCTGGAGCTGCTCACGGCGGCGACGTCGGGCGGTTTCATGCCGGCGTCGGCGGATCCATACTCGTCGGGGTTTCCGATGCCGGAGTTCAAGCCGTCGCTCAACTTCTCGCTGGATGGGCTCGGGAGCGGCTATGGAAGCTTCCAGGGGGTTCCCGAAGCAAATGGGAAGCTTCTTTTTCCGTTTGAGGATTTGAAGCAGGTGCCCAACAATGCTGATCAAACTCGAGATGATCATAATTCCAATGGATTTTGGAATGGGGTTATAGGCGGTGGATCATG A
- the LOC121772632 gene encoding dof zinc finger protein 1-like isoform X1 — translation MDTSAAQWPPQPQVTKQMGGCPKERKMRPQKEEAVKCPRCNSTNTKFCYYNNYSLSQPRYFCKTCRRYWTEGGSLRNIPVGGGSRKNKRSSPSLPKNLPDPQNPNNKILDSHDLNLGFALHHDFKSLTDMIQFPSFTVAASSPSSPPRQHLSSSLELLTAATSGGFMPASADPYSSGFPMPEFKPSLNFSLDGLGSGYGSFQGVPEANGKLLFPFEDLKQVPNNADQTRDDHNSNGFWNGVIGGGSW, via the exons ATGGATACATCCGCTGCTCAATGGCCTCCTCAGCCTCAG GTGACTAAGCAGATGGGTGGGTGCCCAAAGGAGAGGAAGATGAGGCCACAGAAAGAAGAAGCAGTGAAGTGCCCTCGCTGCAACTCCACCAACACCAAATTCTGCTACTACAACAACTACAGCCTCTCCCAGCCCAGATACTTCTGCAAAACATGCCGCCGCTACTGGACCGAAGGCGGCTCCCTCCGCAACATCCCCGTCGGCGGCGGCTCCCGCAAGAACAAGcgctcctctccctctctccccaaAAACCTCCCCGATCCCCAAAACCCTAATAACAAGATCCTCGATTCCCACGATCTCAACCTCGGATTCGCCCTCCACCACGATTTCAAATCCCTAACCGACATGATCCAATTCCCCTCATTCACCGTCGCCGCTTcttctccgtcgtcgccgccgcgcCAGCATCTCTCCTCCTCGCTGGAGCTGCTCACGGCGGCGACGTCGGGCGGTTTCATGCCGGCGTCGGCGGATCCATACTCGTCGGGGTTTCCGATGCCGGAGTTCAAGCCGTCGCTCAACTTCTCGCTGGATGGGCTCGGGAGCGGCTATGGAAGCTTCCAGGGGGTTCCCGAAGCAAATGGGAAGCTTCTTTTTCCGTTTGAGGATTTGAAGCAGGTGCCCAACAATGCTGATCAAACTCGAGATGATCATAATTCCAATGGATTTTGGAATGGGGTTATAGGCGGTGGATCATGgtaa